From one Drosophila subpulchrella strain 33 F10 #4 breed RU33 chromosome 3L, RU_Dsub_v1.1 Primary Assembly, whole genome shotgun sequence genomic stretch:
- the LOC119555376 gene encoding LOW QUALITY PROTEIN: motile sperm domain-containing protein 2 (The sequence of the model RefSeq protein was modified relative to this genomic sequence to represent the inferred CDS: substituted 1 base at 1 genomic stop codon), translated as MGIKAKETTPQQIEELRERFNSKYASSPPAAPFHPTDIDRIRNDHLWLQRFLEMHDLDMEASFNKLWETCVWRQSYGANDLEPSQLNQEYLNEGSIFVHSNDVDGKPLLIFRVKLHSKSKNLDELIRIVVYWVERTQRQQHLTQLTIFFDMAGTGLATMDLDFVRRIVETFKLYYPNTLNYILVYELAWVLNAAFKVIKALLPPKAVEILKMISKKDIGQYITKDNSLAMWGGEDNYEFSFVPEAKQVTSKPLAVNAGDDEQFTDVDKKVTFANTAPLVLKESNINEMHTPCEGMLHINPKEFVNFNSKNAEATLNLKSIATSAVTYKIQTTSPEKFRVRPRCGVIQPNQEASINIWLKSEHQLSGESKDKFLVMAMLAPGGECGGSDVAELWRNKSPSAVDVEQHRLVCRFDENKPKAQPDCAGKASKASVDCKKSAVGHDPASAMERQLAFTQNLQYVTLALLLLLFAGFGFLMYQQLGHHAATCPKATAYSCAKRKXYLLSPCNLTRQELNDAARKGNNNNDHDCDCPELENCACAFDLMDMGLDCADTMDQFDGECLEALIQTHLQLCRSCQGIGDRQLGGVAAGGHLLGLIAFARKLVRVVLSLSLLCGILFVSFYLGSNYGGNCTTTTTTTITTSLATVDSGRGNRQPCYYS; from the exons ATGGGCATCAAGGCCAAGGAGACGACTCCCCAGCAAATCGAAGAGCTGCGGGAAAGATTCAACAGCAAATATGCCTCATCACCCCCAGCAG CACCCTTCCATCCCACCGACATCGATCGCATTCGCAACGATCACCTCTGGCTACAGAGATTCCTGGAAATGCATGATCTCGACATGGAGGCGTCCTTCAACAAGTTATGGGAGACCTGTGTCTGGCGCCAGTCCTATGGGGCCAATGACCTCGAGCCAAGCCAGTTGAACCAGGAGTATTTGAATGAGGGATCGATTTTTGTGCACAGCAACGATGTGGATGGAAAACCCCTGTTGATATTCCGTGTTAAGCTGCATAGTAAGTCCAAAAATCTGGATGAGCTGATACGCATCGTAGTGTACTGGGTGGAGAGAACCCAGAGACAGCAACACCTGACCCAACTGACCATATTCTTCGACATGGCTGGCACGGGATTGGCCACCATGGATCTGGACTTTGTTAGGCGCATTGTGGAGACATTTAAGCTGTACTATCCCAATACCCTGAATTACATTCTGGTATATGAGCTGGCCTGGGTGCTAAATG CTGCTTTTAAGGTCATTAAGGCCCTGCTGCCACCAAAAGCGGTGGAGATTTTGAAAATGATATCGAAAAAGGACATTGGCCAGTACATTACTAAGGACAATAGCCTGGCCATGTGGGGTGGCGAGGATAACTACGAATTTAGCTTCGTGCCGGAGGCCAAACAGGTTACATCCAAGCCACTGGCTGTCAATGCCGGCGATGATGAGCAGTTCACGGACGTGGACAAGAAG GTCACCTTTGCCAATACCGCTCCCTTGGTCCTCAAGGAGTCCAACATCAACGAGATGCACACTCCATGCGAGG GCATGTTGCATATTAATCCCAAGGAGTTTGTCAACTTTAATTCCAAGAATGCGGAGGCCACGCTGAACCTCAAGTCGATAGCCACCTCGGCTGTGACGTACAAG ATCCAAACCACATCGCCGGAGAAGTTCCGTGTGCGGCCACGTTGCGGCGTCATCCAACCCAACCAGGAGGCCTCCATTAATATATGGCTGAAGTCGGAGCACCAGCTGAGTGGCGAGAGTAAGGACAAGTTCCTGGTGATGGCCATGTTGGCGCCGGGCGGTGAATGTGGCGGCTCCGATGTGGCCGAGCTGTGGCGGAACAAATCCCCCTCTGCGGTGGATGTGGAGCAGCATCGGTTGGTCTGCCGCTTCGATGAGAACAAACCCAAAGCGCAACCGGATTGCGCTGGCAAGGCCAGTAAGGCCAGTGTGGACTGCAAGAAGTCCGCTGTC GGACACGATCCGGCCTCGGCGATGGAGCGCCAGTTGGCGTTCACCCAGAATCTGCAATACGTGACGCTGgcgctgctgttgctgcttttCGCGGGCTTCGGATTTCTGATGTACCAGCAGTTGGGACACCACGCCGCTACCTGTCCCAAGGCGACGGCGTATTCGTGCGCTAAGCGCAAATAATATTTACTTTCACCGTGTAATCTGACCAGGCAGGAGCTGAACGATGCCGCTCGCAAAGGCAACAATAATAACGATCACGACTGCGACTGCCCAGAGCTGGAGAACTGCGCTTGTGCTTTTGATTTGATGGATATGGGTCTGGATTGCGCCGATACGATGGACCAATTTGATGGCGAGTGCCTTGAGGCACTGATCCAGACGCATCTGCAGCTGTGCCGCAGCTGCCAAGGCATCGGCGACCGGCAGCTGGGCGGCGTTGCTGCCGGCGGGCATCTGCTGGGACTGATCGCCTTCGCAAGGAAGCTGGTGCGCGTCGTCCTTTCGCTATCGCTGCTGTGCGGCATCCTGTTCGTGAGCTTCTACCTGGGCAGCAACTACGGCGGAAactgcaccaccaccaccaccactacCATCACCACCTCCCTAGCCACAGTCGACTCAGGCAGAGGCAATCGTCAGCCGTGTTACTACTCGTAG
- the LOC119555378 gene encoding motile sperm domain-containing protein 2 codes for MPSDQEPTAEQISQVKDSVLEKLDKELPAVHFHPADLKRITGSDLWISKLLQAYDFDVEKCIIRLLDNLAWRLSFGVYDLSETNLNQEYLNDGSVYVHNKDKDGKPLLILSINKHSKSRKQEDLLRIIVFWIERLQSVGKVEQVTLFMDMTGSGLSNLDLDFIKSIIGVFETKYPYILNYILVHELPFLLNAAFKIVKTFLPEKALKILKVTSKKDIDQYVDKDNCLKIWGGNDEYVYKFA; via the exons ATGCCTTCCGATCAGGAGCCCACCGCCGAGCAGATTAGCCAAGTCAAGGATAGCGTTCTTGAGAAGCTAGACAAGGAGCTCCCAGCAG TGCATTTCCATCCCGCCGATCTTAAGCGCATAACCGGCAGTGACCTTTGGATCTCCAAACTGTTGCAGGCATATGACTTTGATGTGGAGAAATGCATCATTAGATTGTTGGATAACCTCGCCTGGCGCCTGAGCTTTGGAGTTTATGACCTAAGCGAGACGAACTTGAACCAGGAATACCTCAACGATGGCTCTGTCTATGTCCACAACAAGGACAAAGACGGAAAACCCTTGCTGATCCTCAGCATTAACAAGCACTCGAAGAGCCGAAAACAGGAGGATCTCCTGCGTATTATCGTTTTCTGGATTGAAAGACTTCAGAGCGTCGGCAAAGTGGAACAAGTCACACTTTTTATGGATATGACTGGCAGCGGACTGAGCAACTTGGACCTGGACTTCATCAAGAGTATTATTGGAGTGTTTGAGACCAAATATCCCTACATTCTTAACTATATACTGGTCCATGAATTGCCTTTCTTGTTAAATG CTGCCTTTAAAATTGTCAAGACGTTTCTGCCCGAGAAAGCTCTGAAGATCCTGAAAGTTACCTCCAAGAAGGACATCGACCAATACGTGGACAAGGACAACTGCCTGAAAATCTGGGGCGGTAATGACGAATACGTTTATAAATTTGCCTAA
- the LOC119555377 gene encoding regulator of chromosome condensation, whose protein sequence is MPRRKALTNNNNAGESEAQPPKAKRARIAFHLELPKRRTILGNVLVCGNGDVGQLGLGEDILERKRLSPVAGIPDPVDISAGGMHNLVLTKTGDIYSFGCNDEGALGRDTSEDGSEAKPGQIDLPGKALCISAGDSHSACLLEDGRVFAWGSFRDSHGNMGLTIDGNKRTPIDLMEGTVCCSIASGSDHLVILTTAGKVFTVGCAEQGQLGRLSERSISGEGRRGKRDLLRPDQVFITRAKPFEAIWATNYCTFMRESQTKVIWATGLNNFKQLAHETKGREFAVTPIRTDLKDIQHIAGGQHHTVVLTTDLKCSVVGRPEYGRLGLGDVKDVVEKPALVKKLTDRIVAVGCGEICSYAISEDGKLYSWGSGVNNQLGVGDGDDELEPIVVVSKNTQNKHMLLASGGGQHAIFLVKADKQEQKENVPVKASGSSSNKRDKTPPQDDADKEGEKADKQEQKENVPAKASGSSSSSSKKIKTPPQDDAVEEAEEEPTPAPTPKKAKKPAAKRGGKKT, encoded by the exons ATGCCGCGCAGAAAGGCCCTGACGAACAACAATAATGCCGGAGAGTCGGAGGCGCAGCCGCCAAAGGCGAAGCGCGCCAGAATCGCTTTTCATCTGGAGCTGCCCAAACGTAGGACCATTCTGGGCAACGTGCTGGTCTGCGGCAACGGGGATGTGGGACAGCTTGGTCTCGGCGAGGACATCCTGGAGCGCAAGCGTCTCAGCCCGGTGGCTGGAATCCCGGATCCCGTGGACATCTCCGCCGGTGGCATGCACAACCTGGTGCTGACCAAAACAGGAGACATCTACTCCTTTGGGTGCAATGATGAGGGAGCACTGGGTCGCGACACCAGCGAGGATGGCAGCGAAGCCAAGCCAGGACAAATCGACTTGCCCGGCAAGGCTTTGTGCATTTCGGCGGGTGATTCTCATTCCGCTTGCCTGCTGGAGGATGGACGCGTCTTCGCTTGGGGTTCGTTCAGGGACTCTCACGGCAACATGGGCCTCACCATCGATGGGAACAAGCGTACGCCCATCGATCTGATGGAGGGCACTGTCTGCTGCAGCATCGCCTCTGGTTCCGATCACCTGGTCATCCTGACCACCGCCGGCAAGGTCTTCACCGTGGGCTGTGCCGAGCAGGGCCAACTAGGCCGGCTCTCGGAACGTTCCATCTCCGGGGAGG GTCGCCGTGGCAAGCGCGATTTGCTGCGGCCCGACCAGGTCTTCATCACGCGGGCCAAACCCTTCGAGGCTATATGGGCCACCAACTACTGCACATTCATGCGTGAATCGCAGACAAAGGTCATCTGGGCCACGGGGTTGAACAATTTTAAGCAGCTGGCTCACGAGACGAAGGGCAGGGAGTTCGCAGTGACGCCCATCAGGACGGATCTTAAGGATATCCAGCATATTGCCGGCGGACAGCATCACACTGTCGTCCTGACCACGGACCTCAAGTGCTCGGTGGTGGGTCGTCCGGAGTACGGACGCCTGGGCCTAGGCGATGTCAAGGATGTTGTGGAGAAGCCTGCGCTTGTGAAGAAGTTGACCGACCGGATTGTGGCCGTGGGTTGCGGCGAAATCTGTTCCTATGCCATAAGCGAGGATGGCAAACTGTATTCTTGGGGCTCCGGCGTCAACAATCAACTGGGCGTTGGCGATGGTGACGATGAACTCGAACCGATCGTGGTCGTCAGCAAGAATACACAGAACAAGCACATGCTGCTCGCATCCGGCGGTGGCCAGCACGCTATTTTTTTGGTCAAGGCGGATAAACAGGAGCAAAAGGAGAATGTGCCGGTGAAGGCTtcaggcagcagcagcaataaaagggacaagACACCGCCGCAGGACGATGCCGACAAGGAGGGCGAAAAGGCGGATAAACAGGAGCAGAAGGAAAATGTGCCGGCGAAGGCGtctggcagcagcagcagcagcagtaaaAAGATCAAGACTCCGCCGCAGGATGATGCCGTCGAGGAGGCCGAGGAGGAGCCCACTCCGGCTCCGACTCCCAAGAAGGCCAAGAAGCCGGCTGCCAAGCGAGGCGGCAAAAAGACATAA